A window from Temnothorax longispinosus isolate EJ_2023e chromosome 1, Tlon_JGU_v1, whole genome shotgun sequence encodes these proteins:
- the Taf2 gene encoding transcription initiation factor TFIID subunit 2 isoform X2, whose translation MKKEKTGDNSRPYKLTHQILSLTGISFQRKSIIGFVELTIIPLRDTLRLVKLNAKQCRIYRVCLNDTYEAPFQYFDPFLDICQGDSKQRSLEFFSNMHLAAAQKVDPDNNAGELVVQIPPDAAHLVAEGRGLRISIEFSLEQPQGGVHFVVPNCEGTLAEKGAHMYTYSYENSSRLWFPCVDSFAEPCTWKLEFTVDDSMTAVSCGDLIEVVYTPDMRRKTFHYVLNTPACAPNIALAVGPFEIFVDPYMHEVTHFCLPQLLSSLKVSAKYMHEAFEFYEETLSNRYPYSCYKQVFVDEIDEDINAYATMSILNTNLLHSTAIIDQVYITKKAMAQAIAEQFFGCFISMQNWSDTWLPKGISTYLTGLYAKKCFGNNEYREWIQSELQEVVKYEEQFGGIILDPSQAPAPLPIAANTPAPAPRAPDPGFYFPIKNLHTMSPRYIQVLRKKAHLIMRMLEHRIGQELLLQVFNKQLSLAANAAQQKIESGLWSHMLISTNVFAKAIFTVTGKDMSVFIDQWVRTGGHAKFSLSFVFNRKRNTVELEIRQDTTHQRGIRKYVGPLVVNIQELDGTFKHTLQIEGTMARADITCHSKSRRNKKKKIPLCTGEEVDMDLSAMDDSPVLWIRLDPEMTIMRAVQIEQPDYQWQYQLRHERDVTAQLEAIEALQHHPTPATRLALTDTIENEHCYYKVRLRAANCLTKVGNAMVATWSGPPAMLAIFRKLFGSASCRRIIKQNNFSNFQHYFLQKTIPVAMAGLRNAHGICPPEVLAFLMDLFKYNDNSKNRYSDNYYRAALIEALGATVTPVISVQQGTAITADSLSVDTKAILEEVTRNLNLEKLLPCYKYTVSVACLKVIRILQKFGHLPSNPHLFRAYAAYGQFIDVRIAALEALVDFTRVDGKWEDLEFLLDMAEMDPHPGVRHRLVRLMVENPPFERAHKHRLDKPDLVDRIWNLINGMLSHDAKLRCDLVDLYYSLYGIKVPFCLPIPEIVAITKPRKAGPPSPEREVKTAPVQHVRHESIEEVENLPVSNKRKPSPNRDPPGPSNPVEHGPELKRQKTTNNVDERGIPIPGEGKVKSEYYSDNSASLPGIMGTPGPVGFEPGMFKKDSEEHKPKSDSSNKSKKKKKDKKKHKHKHKHKHDHKHNKDKEKKDKDKGKDKEKEKDKSKDKDSSALKIKDETLSSASSSQSPEPTVTNELLFP comes from the exons CTCATCAAATATTAAGCTTAACTGGAATAAGTTTTCAAAGAAAAAGCATTATTGGTTTTGTCGAGTTGACGATTATACCTCTGCGAGACACTCTCAGGCTAGTGAAACTTAATGCTAAACAATGCAGGATATACAGAGTGTGTTTAAATGACACCTATGAAGCTCCTTTCCAATACTTTGATCCATTTCTGGATATCTGCCAGGGAGATAGTAAACA ACGGTCCCTGGAATTTTTCTCTAATATGCACCTAGCGGCAGCTCAAAAAGTTGATCCCGACAATAACGCTGGTGAATTAGTGGTTCAAATACCACCGGATGCAGCACATTTGGTTGCGGAAGGCCGAGGATTAAGGATTAGCATCGAGTTTTCCTTGGAGCAGCCACAAGGAGGAGTGCATTTTGTAGTACCAAACTGCGAAGGAACTCTAGCTGAG aaaggtGCCcacatgtatacatacagCTATGAAAATTCATCTAGATTATGGTTTCCATGTGTGGATAGTTTTGCTGAACCATGTACTTGGAAATTAGAATTTACTGTTGACGATTCGATGACTGCAGTCTCCTGTGGAGATCTGATCGAAGTGGTCTACACACCTGACATGCGtagaaaaacatttcattatgTGCTCAACACTCCTGCGTGTGCTCCAAACATTGCACTAGCAGTCGG accCTTTGAGATTTTTGTGGATCCGTACATGCATGAGGTGACTCATTTCTGCCTGCCTCAACTTTTGTCATCTCTGAAAGTATCCGCAAAATACATGCACGAAGCATTCGAATTTTATGAGGAAACCTTGTCGAATCGATATCCATATTCCTGTTACAAACAGGTCTTCGTTGATGAGATAGATGAAGACATTAATGCCTATGCTACTATGAgcattttaaa TACGAATTTATTACACTCTACTGCAATTATAGATCAAGTATACATTACTAAGAAAGCAATGGCGCAAGCGATTGCAGAACAATTTTTTGGATGTTTTATATCTATGCAAAATTGGTCAGATACGTGGTTACCTAAGGGCATTTCCACGTATCTAACAGGACTCTATGCAAAAAAATGCTTTGGAAATAATGAATACAGAGAATGGATTCAATCC gAATTACAAGAAGTCGTGAAATATGAAGAACAGTTCGGTGGTATAATATTAGATCCATCTCAAGCACCAGCACCGTTACCTATTGCGGCTAATACTCCAGCGCCTGCCCCTCGAGCTCCCGATCCTGGATTTTATTttcctattaaaaatttacataccATGTCACCAAGATACATTCAAGTTCTCCGCAAGAAAGCACATCTAATCATGAGAATGCTGGAACATAGGATCGGCCAAGAATTATTACTTCAa gTATTCAATAAACAATTGTCTCTGGCAGCTAATGCCgcacaacaaaaaatagaGTCTGGCCTGTGGTCACACATGTTGATTAGTACAAATGTATTCGCCAAGGCAATCTTTACTGTAACAGGGAAAGATATGTCAGTATTTATAGATCAATGGGTGAGAACGGGAGGACATGCGAAATTTAGCTTaagttttgtatttaatagaaaaag AAATACAGTAGAGTTGGAAATTAGGCAAGACACTACACATCAAAGAGGGATTAGGAAATATGTGGGCCCGTTAGTAGTCAATATTCAAGAACTGGACGGTACTTTCAAGCACACATTACAAATTGAAGGTACAATGGCCAGGGCGGACATCACATGTCACAGTAAAAGTCGtagaaacaagaaaaagaaaattccgCTGTGCACCGGCGAGGAAGTCGATATGGATCTTTCTGCTATGGA CGATTCTCCAGTGTTATGGATCAGACTTGATCCTGAAATGACAATCATGCGCGCTGTGCAAATTGAACAACCTGATTATCAGTGGCAATATCAATTGAGACACGAGAGAGACGTCACCGCACAATTGGAAGCGATCGAAGCTTTGCAGCATCATCCAACACCTGCCACACGATTAGCGTTGACCGATACAATTGAGAACGAACATTGTTACTATAAAGTCAGACTTCGCGCTGCTAATTGCTTGACAAAG gTGGGAAACGCAATGGTAGCAACATGGTCAGGCCCACCAGCGATGTTGGccatatttagaaaattattcggATCTGCGTCGTGCCGACGAATTATTAAGCAAAACAATTTCTCgaattttcaacattattttctacaaaag ACTATACCAGTCGCAATGGCAGGATTACGCAATGCCCATGGTATCTGTCCACCGGAAGTGTTAGCCTTTTTAATGGATCTTTTCAAGTATAATGACAACAGCAAGAATAGATATTCCGACAACTATTACAGAGCTGCGCTAATCGAAGCTCTTGGCGCGACTGTTACACCAGTTATCAGTGTGCAACAAGG CACGGCTATTACGGCCGATTCTCTATCAGTCGACACGAAGGCCATTTTAGAAGAGGTCACGAGAAACTTAAACTTAGAGAAATTATTACCCTGCTACAAATATACCGTCAGCGTAGCTTGTCTTAAAGTTATACGTATCCTTCAAAAGTTCGGTCACCTTCCAAGCAATCCTCATCTTTTCAGAGCATACGCAGCATATGGGCAATTTATAG ACGTTCGAATCGCAGCTTTAGAAGCCTTGGTCGATTTTACTCGTGTCGACGGCAAATGGGAAGACTTGGAGTTCTTATTAGATATGGCTGAAATGGATCCACATCCCGGTGTACGCCATAGACTCGTACGTCTGATGGTGGAAAATCCGCCATTCGAGAGAGCCCATAAACATCGCTTAGATAAACCAGATCTAGTTGACCGTATATGGAACTTGATTAA CGGCATGTTGTCGCACGATGCAAAGTTGCGTTGCGATTTGGTGGATTTATACTATTCTTTGTATGGTATAAAAGTCCCATTTTGTCTTCCCATTCCTGAAATTGTGGCGATTACGAAGCCTAGGAAAGCTGGCCCGCCAAGTCCAGAACGCGAA GTGAAAACTGCGCCGGTACAACATGTGAGACACGAGTCGATCGAAGAAGTTGAAAACTTACCTGTTTCGAATAAGAGGAAACCATCTCCCAACAGAGATCCTCCGGGTCCATCAAATCCAGTGGAACATGGACCAGAACTAAAACGACAAAAAACAACAAATAAT GTGGATGAACGAGGAATTCCGATACCTGGTGAAGGAAAAGTAAAATCTGAATATTATAGCGATAATTCCGCATCACTGCCCGGTATCATGGGAACTCCTGGTCCTGTAGGCTTCGAGCCTGGGATGTTTAAAAAGGATTCAGAAGAGCACAAGCCGAAGAGTGATTCCAGCAATAAG agtaaaaagaaaaagaaggataaGAAAAAACACAAGCACAAGCATAAGCATAAACACGATCACAAACATAATAAGGATAAGGAGAAAAAGGATAAGGATAAGGGTAAAgataaagagaaggaaaaggaCAAAAGCAAGGACAAGGATTCGTCCGctttaaagattaaagatgAAACTCTCAGCTCTGCAAGTTCTAGTCAAAGTCCAGAGCCAACTGTCACCAACGAACTCCTTTTTCCTTAA
- the Taf2 gene encoding transcription initiation factor TFIID subunit 2 isoform X1 produces the protein MKKEKTGDNSRPYKLTHQILSLTGISFQRKSIIGFVELTIIPLRDTLRLVKLNAKQCRIYRVCLNDTYEAPFQYFDPFLDICQGDSKQRSLEFFSNMHLAAAQKVDPDNNAGELVVQIPPDAAHLVAEGRGLRISIEFSLEQPQGGVHFVVPNCEGTLAEKGAHMYTYSYENSSRLWFPCVDSFAEPCTWKLEFTVDDSMTAVSCGDLIEVVYTPDMRRKTFHYVLNTPACAPNIALAVGPFEIFVDPYMHEVTHFCLPQLLSSLKVSAKYMHEAFEFYEETLSNRYPYSCYKQVFVDEIDEDINAYATMSILNTNLLHSTAIIDQVYITKKAMAQAIAEQFFGCFISMQNWSDTWLPKGISTYLTGLYAKKCFGNNEYREWIQSELQEVVKYEEQFGGIILDPSQAPAPLPIAANTPAPAPRAPDPGFYFPIKNLHTMSPRYIQVLRKKAHLIMRMLEHRIGQELLLQVFNKQLSLAANAAQQKIESGLWSHMLISTNVFAKAIFTVTGKDMSVFIDQWVRTGGHAKFSLSFVFNRKRNTVELEIRQDTTHQRGIRKYVGPLVVNIQELDGTFKHTLQIEGTMARADITCHSKSRRNKKKKIPLCTGEEVDMDLSAMDDSPVLWIRLDPEMTIMRAVQIEQPDYQWQYQLRHERDVTAQLEAIEALQHHPTPATRLALTDTIENEHCYYKVRLRAANCLTKVGNAMVATWSGPPAMLAIFRKLFGSASCRRIIKQNNFSNFQHYFLQKTIPVAMAGLRNAHGICPPEVLAFLMDLFKYNDNSKNRYSDNYYRAALIEALGATVTPVISVQQGTAITADSLSVDTKAILEEVTRNLNLEKLLPCYKYTVSVACLKVIRILQKFGHLPSNPHLFRAYAAYGQFIDVRIAALEALVDFTRVDGKWEDLEFLLDMAEMDPHPGVRHRLVRLMVENPPFERAHKHRLDKPDLVDRIWNLINGMLSHDAKLRCDLVDLYYSLYGIKVPFCLPIPEIVAITKPRKAGPPSPEREVYSAQVKTAPVQHVRHESIEEVENLPVSNKRKPSPNRDPPGPSNPVEHGPELKRQKTTNNVDERGIPIPGEGKVKSEYYSDNSASLPGIMGTPGPVGFEPGMFKKDSEEHKPKSDSSNKSKKKKKDKKKHKHKHKHKHDHKHNKDKEKKDKDKGKDKEKEKDKSKDKDSSALKIKDETLSSASSSQSPEPTVTNELLFP, from the exons CTCATCAAATATTAAGCTTAACTGGAATAAGTTTTCAAAGAAAAAGCATTATTGGTTTTGTCGAGTTGACGATTATACCTCTGCGAGACACTCTCAGGCTAGTGAAACTTAATGCTAAACAATGCAGGATATACAGAGTGTGTTTAAATGACACCTATGAAGCTCCTTTCCAATACTTTGATCCATTTCTGGATATCTGCCAGGGAGATAGTAAACA ACGGTCCCTGGAATTTTTCTCTAATATGCACCTAGCGGCAGCTCAAAAAGTTGATCCCGACAATAACGCTGGTGAATTAGTGGTTCAAATACCACCGGATGCAGCACATTTGGTTGCGGAAGGCCGAGGATTAAGGATTAGCATCGAGTTTTCCTTGGAGCAGCCACAAGGAGGAGTGCATTTTGTAGTACCAAACTGCGAAGGAACTCTAGCTGAG aaaggtGCCcacatgtatacatacagCTATGAAAATTCATCTAGATTATGGTTTCCATGTGTGGATAGTTTTGCTGAACCATGTACTTGGAAATTAGAATTTACTGTTGACGATTCGATGACTGCAGTCTCCTGTGGAGATCTGATCGAAGTGGTCTACACACCTGACATGCGtagaaaaacatttcattatgTGCTCAACACTCCTGCGTGTGCTCCAAACATTGCACTAGCAGTCGG accCTTTGAGATTTTTGTGGATCCGTACATGCATGAGGTGACTCATTTCTGCCTGCCTCAACTTTTGTCATCTCTGAAAGTATCCGCAAAATACATGCACGAAGCATTCGAATTTTATGAGGAAACCTTGTCGAATCGATATCCATATTCCTGTTACAAACAGGTCTTCGTTGATGAGATAGATGAAGACATTAATGCCTATGCTACTATGAgcattttaaa TACGAATTTATTACACTCTACTGCAATTATAGATCAAGTATACATTACTAAGAAAGCAATGGCGCAAGCGATTGCAGAACAATTTTTTGGATGTTTTATATCTATGCAAAATTGGTCAGATACGTGGTTACCTAAGGGCATTTCCACGTATCTAACAGGACTCTATGCAAAAAAATGCTTTGGAAATAATGAATACAGAGAATGGATTCAATCC gAATTACAAGAAGTCGTGAAATATGAAGAACAGTTCGGTGGTATAATATTAGATCCATCTCAAGCACCAGCACCGTTACCTATTGCGGCTAATACTCCAGCGCCTGCCCCTCGAGCTCCCGATCCTGGATTTTATTttcctattaaaaatttacataccATGTCACCAAGATACATTCAAGTTCTCCGCAAGAAAGCACATCTAATCATGAGAATGCTGGAACATAGGATCGGCCAAGAATTATTACTTCAa gTATTCAATAAACAATTGTCTCTGGCAGCTAATGCCgcacaacaaaaaatagaGTCTGGCCTGTGGTCACACATGTTGATTAGTACAAATGTATTCGCCAAGGCAATCTTTACTGTAACAGGGAAAGATATGTCAGTATTTATAGATCAATGGGTGAGAACGGGAGGACATGCGAAATTTAGCTTaagttttgtatttaatagaaaaag AAATACAGTAGAGTTGGAAATTAGGCAAGACACTACACATCAAAGAGGGATTAGGAAATATGTGGGCCCGTTAGTAGTCAATATTCAAGAACTGGACGGTACTTTCAAGCACACATTACAAATTGAAGGTACAATGGCCAGGGCGGACATCACATGTCACAGTAAAAGTCGtagaaacaagaaaaagaaaattccgCTGTGCACCGGCGAGGAAGTCGATATGGATCTTTCTGCTATGGA CGATTCTCCAGTGTTATGGATCAGACTTGATCCTGAAATGACAATCATGCGCGCTGTGCAAATTGAACAACCTGATTATCAGTGGCAATATCAATTGAGACACGAGAGAGACGTCACCGCACAATTGGAAGCGATCGAAGCTTTGCAGCATCATCCAACACCTGCCACACGATTAGCGTTGACCGATACAATTGAGAACGAACATTGTTACTATAAAGTCAGACTTCGCGCTGCTAATTGCTTGACAAAG gTGGGAAACGCAATGGTAGCAACATGGTCAGGCCCACCAGCGATGTTGGccatatttagaaaattattcggATCTGCGTCGTGCCGACGAATTATTAAGCAAAACAATTTCTCgaattttcaacattattttctacaaaag ACTATACCAGTCGCAATGGCAGGATTACGCAATGCCCATGGTATCTGTCCACCGGAAGTGTTAGCCTTTTTAATGGATCTTTTCAAGTATAATGACAACAGCAAGAATAGATATTCCGACAACTATTACAGAGCTGCGCTAATCGAAGCTCTTGGCGCGACTGTTACACCAGTTATCAGTGTGCAACAAGG CACGGCTATTACGGCCGATTCTCTATCAGTCGACACGAAGGCCATTTTAGAAGAGGTCACGAGAAACTTAAACTTAGAGAAATTATTACCCTGCTACAAATATACCGTCAGCGTAGCTTGTCTTAAAGTTATACGTATCCTTCAAAAGTTCGGTCACCTTCCAAGCAATCCTCATCTTTTCAGAGCATACGCAGCATATGGGCAATTTATAG ACGTTCGAATCGCAGCTTTAGAAGCCTTGGTCGATTTTACTCGTGTCGACGGCAAATGGGAAGACTTGGAGTTCTTATTAGATATGGCTGAAATGGATCCACATCCCGGTGTACGCCATAGACTCGTACGTCTGATGGTGGAAAATCCGCCATTCGAGAGAGCCCATAAACATCGCTTAGATAAACCAGATCTAGTTGACCGTATATGGAACTTGATTAA CGGCATGTTGTCGCACGATGCAAAGTTGCGTTGCGATTTGGTGGATTTATACTATTCTTTGTATGGTATAAAAGTCCCATTTTGTCTTCCCATTCCTGAAATTGTGGCGATTACGAAGCCTAGGAAAGCTGGCCCGCCAAGTCCAGAACGCGAA GTGTATTCTGCTCAGGTGAAAACTGCGCCGGTACAACATGTGAGACACGAGTCGATCGAAGAAGTTGAAAACTTACCTGTTTCGAATAAGAGGAAACCATCTCCCAACAGAGATCCTCCGGGTCCATCAAATCCAGTGGAACATGGACCAGAACTAAAACGACAAAAAACAACAAATAAT GTGGATGAACGAGGAATTCCGATACCTGGTGAAGGAAAAGTAAAATCTGAATATTATAGCGATAATTCCGCATCACTGCCCGGTATCATGGGAACTCCTGGTCCTGTAGGCTTCGAGCCTGGGATGTTTAAAAAGGATTCAGAAGAGCACAAGCCGAAGAGTGATTCCAGCAATAAG agtaaaaagaaaaagaaggataaGAAAAAACACAAGCACAAGCATAAGCATAAACACGATCACAAACATAATAAGGATAAGGAGAAAAAGGATAAGGATAAGGGTAAAgataaagagaaggaaaaggaCAAAAGCAAGGACAAGGATTCGTCCGctttaaagattaaagatgAAACTCTCAGCTCTGCAAGTTCTAGTCAAAGTCCAGAGCCAACTGTCACCAACGAACTCCTTTTTCCTTAA